The uncultured Methanomethylovorans sp. genome contains a region encoding:
- a CDS encoding isochorismatase family cysteine hydrolase, with product MATLVLAIDAVKGFCDIGNMQNPRMKKIIPNIEDLMERTQKNRDGNIIFVCDNHQENDPEFKGFPKHCIVDTEEVEVVPQLKRFLMVDKKNYVPKTKFNALSGNHLKESLAKIKLERIIIVGVCTDICILYTVAALRELGYEVIVPTDCVETFDAPDHNAEDVNNAILKHMADILGAEIVATQAGIII from the coding sequence ATGGCAACCCTTGTCTTAGCTATAGATGCCGTAAAAGGATTCTGTGATATAGGAAATATGCAGAATCCTCGAATGAAAAAAATCATACCAAATATTGAAGATCTGATGGAAAGGACTCAGAAAAACCGAGATGGAAATATCATTTTTGTGTGTGATAATCACCAGGAAAATGATCCAGAATTCAAGGGATTTCCTAAACACTGCATAGTAGATACCGAAGAAGTGGAAGTTGTTCCGCAACTAAAGCGCTTTCTGATGGTAGATAAAAAAAACTATGTTCCAAAAACCAAGTTTAATGCTCTTTCAGGCAATCACTTAAAAGAATCTCTTGCAAAAATAAAACTTGAAAGAATTATAATAGTCGGAGTATGTACAGATATTTGCATACTCTATACGGTTGCCGCCCTAAGGGAACTAGGATATGAGGTCATTGTGCCTACAGATTGTGTGGAAACATTTGATGCTCCAGATCACAATGCAGAAGATGTAAACAATGCCATCTTAAAGCATATGGCTGACATCTTGGGAGCAGAAATAGTCGCAACACAAGCAGGAATTATTATATGA
- a CDS encoding cache domain-containing protein, with the protein MNGLKRIVYVFFVTFLLLNVAGCIQSKGTVMNEDDAIDQVSEQDLQTSEGRSDMAIQKEMTVTLVSEAVELMGEEGELAFDRFRENGSKWFHNDTYLSIWTIEGKRVVYAPNTSIEGMDASNLKDYDGNPIGEYFINTAMSEEGEGWVSYQWPKPGESVPTMKYTFVKKASIGDQTYLVTSGFYVDDYVYTKDLKKIEHFTRFNSVSLGNVLHPAIVERDLGVNYSIAHVIIIPGASIGDHLMKNPEVHFVLTGKGIFYIEDVPFELSEGQMVLVPANAKQQIVNNGDIALEFLSIDQPAWAQDNEVSLE; encoded by the coding sequence ATGAATGGTTTAAAAAGAATAGTATACGTGTTTTTTGTCACATTCTTATTATTGAATGTTGCAGGTTGTATCCAGTCTAAAGGTACAGTCATGAATGAAGATGACGCGATTGATCAAGTTTCTGAGCAGGATCTCCAAACATCAGAGGGGCGGTCAGACATGGCTATTCAGAAAGAGATGACAGTTACCCTTGTGAGTGAAGCTGTAGAACTAATGGGTGAGGAAGGGGAACTTGCATTTGACAGGTTTAGGGAGAATGGAAGCAAGTGGTTCCATAATGATACTTATCTAAGTATTTGGACTATTGAAGGTAAACGTGTTGTTTATGCTCCGAATACAAGTATTGAGGGTATGGACGCTTCCAACCTCAAAGACTATGATGGTAATCCTATTGGGGAATATTTCATTAATACTGCCATGAGTGAAGAGGGCGAAGGCTGGGTCAGCTATCAATGGCCAAAACCAGGCGAATCTGTCCCTACAATGAAGTACACATTCGTTAAGAAGGCCTCAATAGGAGATCAGACATACCTTGTAACTTCCGGTTTCTATGTTGATGACTATGTTTATACCAAGGATCTTAAGAAAATTGAACATTTCACTCGTTTTAACTCAGTATCACTTGGGAATGTCCTTCACCCTGCAATAGTCGAAAGAGACTTGGGTGTAAATTACAGTATTGCCCATGTGATTATCATACCCGGTGCTTCTATCGGAGACCATCTGATGAAGAATCCTGAAGTCCATTTTGTCCTTACAGGTAAAGGTATTTTCTACATCGAAGATGTACCATTTGAACTGAGTGAAGGCCAAATGGTTCTTGTACCTGCAAATGCTAAGCAGCAAATTGTTAATAACGGGGATATAGCCCTTGAGTTCCTTTCTATTGATCAGCCTGCATGGGCACAGGACAATGAAGTAAGTCTGGAATAA
- a CDS encoding disaggregatase related repeat-containing protein — translation MILKNVISLSLILFFITIPLAGCSTDSSIVYVGTSSTSGTVNYKCDGTNDHIEINKALIYIDGLGGGTVYLRGPNTYWIDSTLYIGANTVLTGDSTAEIKLVSNADWSSDVPLIANSGTDDNIIVTGFTIDGNSANQGVSLGDGYYNLMYFDYANNVEVSNMRLEWGCGDGLKITHGSNIKFLYNDVYKLGHDALYAIGCSNVEHAYNTIVTRTNSGCRYSDGCTDSSIHDNLIYSSISSDSTGPAIQIGTSSTSNYIFDDIEIYNNKIHTTNGAGIWISANYQDNVIHAKDVYIHHNTFTKVGQYSTNTGFSNAAIVLGDFDNTIIENNVFDDGGHAAIKYYLRYGRRQQQTEFTTYVRNNIIMNTDGVSSVTGSGVGIWNTNPTYSKFVVQNNDIYNNKNGQTYGSGFTMSNNRNVDPLCVDSTTSTISARDYHLQSTVGHYSIGSWVKDSVSSTLIDAGYSSSSYSSEPSPNGGMINIGRYGNTAQASKSGSSASAISDQYEDNVTVYDNRLRETAPITVYSDSTYLDIGKSTSSYRDVMWFDLSAYNTTDTISEATLSLYWYYPSATTRTSDTVVEVYRPVEWDPEYVSWNYRTSGTLWNTAGGDWYDKNGVSQGSTPYASLTFPASIVPGNKYYDFDVTDLVQEYVSGTYKNTGFFLKAKSESGNYIAFYSSEASNAAMRPKLTATAVSVSSDEAPVAEAGSDKNATTDSVVSFDGSASNDDNGILSYSWDFDASNGITSEVTGVTATKTYTTAGNYTVTLTVTDTNGQTATDTVKVVVSSPVNSVSDQTIYDNRLRETAPSTVYSDSTYLDIGKSSSSSRDVMWFDLSAYKTTDTITESTLSLYWYYPASATRTSDTVVEIYRPVEWDPEYVSWNYRASGTLWSTAGGNWYDKSGVSQGSNPYATLTFPASTVPGNKYYDFDVTQLVKEYVNGTYKNTGFFLKAKSESGNYIAFYSSESSNAAMRPKLTVTATPVSSDEAPVAEAGSDKTATTGSAVNFNGSASSDDNGIVSYSWDFDASNGITSEATGVTATKTYTTAGNYTVTLTVTDTSGQAVVDTLKVVVSSPLSSISDQAIYDNRLRETAPNTVYSDSTYIDIGKSSSSSRDVMWFDLSPYNTTDTISEATLSLYWYYPSATTRSSNTVVEVYRPVEWDPEYVSWNYRASGILWNTAGGDWYDKNGVSQGSTAYASLTFPASTVPGNKYYDFDVTQLVQEYVSGTYKNTGFFLKAKSESGNYIAFYSSEASNAAMRSKLTVTVTPVSTDESPVAEAGADKNATVGSAISFDGSASSDDKGIVSYSWDFDASNGITSEATGVTATKTYSSSGNYIVTLTVTDANGQTSTDTLKVVVTKPVVTVEYSATSDNRLRESLSSTVLSDSTYLDIGKSTSACRNVLMFDLSSYDPTDTITKATLSLYWYYPSATTRTSDTVVELYRPVEWDPKYVSWNYRSSGTLWSTAGGNWYDKNSVAQGSTPYASLTFPASTVPDNKYYDFDVTQLVQEYVSGTYDNTGFFLKAKTESGNYIAFYSSDWSNAAQRPKLTITA, via the coding sequence ATGATCCTGAAAAACGTAATTAGCTTGTCTCTTATTTTGTTTTTTATAACAATTCCTCTTGCAGGATGTAGTACGGATAGCTCGATTGTATACGTTGGTACTAGCAGTACAAGTGGAACTGTTAACTATAAATGCGATGGGACGAACGATCATATTGAAATAAACAAGGCATTAATATATATTGACGGTCTTGGTGGAGGTACTGTATACCTGAGAGGTCCAAATACATATTGGATTGACAGTACTTTATACATAGGTGCAAATACAGTGCTCACAGGTGACTCTACAGCTGAGATCAAATTAGTTTCAAATGCTGATTGGTCTTCAGACGTACCTTTAATCGCAAATAGTGGAACTGATGATAATATCATAGTAACAGGTTTCACAATAGATGGGAACAGTGCGAATCAGGGAGTAAGTCTAGGTGATGGATATTATAATTTGATGTATTTTGATTATGCCAATAACGTAGAAGTTTCAAATATGCGCCTTGAATGGGGATGTGGTGACGGGCTGAAAATTACACATGGAAGTAATATAAAATTTCTCTATAATGATGTCTACAAATTAGGTCATGATGCTCTCTATGCTATCGGATGTAGTAATGTCGAGCACGCATACAACACCATTGTGACAAGAACAAATAGCGGATGCAGGTATTCAGATGGTTGCACAGATTCCTCAATTCACGACAACCTTATTTACTCTTCAATTTCCAGTGACTCCACTGGTCCTGCAATTCAAATCGGCACTTCTTCAACTTCAAATTATATATTTGATGACATTGAAATATATAACAATAAAATACATACCACTAATGGTGCAGGTATTTGGATATCTGCAAACTATCAGGATAATGTGATACATGCTAAAGACGTGTACATACACCATAATACTTTTACTAAAGTTGGTCAATATTCAACTAATACTGGTTTTAGTAACGCTGCTATCGTTTTAGGTGATTTCGATAATACCATTATCGAGAACAATGTTTTTGATGATGGTGGACATGCTGCCATAAAATATTACCTGAGATATGGAAGACGCCAGCAACAGACTGAGTTTACAACTTATGTTAGGAACAACATTATCATGAACACTGATGGTGTTTCATCTGTCACAGGGTCAGGTGTGGGAATATGGAATACCAATCCAACCTATTCTAAGTTTGTAGTCCAGAACAACGACATTTACAATAACAAAAATGGACAAACATATGGTAGTGGCTTTACAATGAGCAATAATCGGAATGTTGACCCGTTATGTGTTGATTCAACAACTTCAACTATTAGTGCCCGTGATTACCATCTTCAGAGCACAGTTGGTCATTATTCTATTGGAAGCTGGGTGAAAGATTCAGTATCCAGTACATTGATAGATGCGGGATATTCTAGTTCATCCTACAGCAGTGAACCATCTCCAAATGGTGGAATGATCAATATCGGCAGATATGGTAACACTGCACAGGCATCTAAGAGCGGTTCATCGGCTTCAGCAATTTCAGATCAATATGAAGATAATGTTACTGTTTATGATAACCGCCTCCGTGAGACAGCTCCAATCACTGTTTATTCCGATTCCACTTATCTTGATATTGGAAAAAGTACTAGCAGTTACAGGGATGTTATGTGGTTCGATCTGAGTGCTTACAACACAACGGATACAATCTCTGAGGCAACTCTTTCATTGTATTGGTATTATCCTTCAGCTACAACTCGCACTTCTGACACAGTAGTTGAAGTTTACAGACCAGTTGAATGGGATCCTGAATACGTAAGCTGGAACTATCGTACTTCAGGTACTCTCTGGAATACAGCCGGAGGAGACTGGTATGATAAGAACGGCGTATCTCAGGGTAGTACACCTTATGCATCTCTTACATTCCCTGCCAGCATAGTACCTGGCAATAAGTACTATGATTTTGATGTCACTGATCTTGTACAGGAATATGTAAGTGGTACTTACAAGAACACTGGTTTCTTCCTCAAGGCAAAAAGTGAGAGCGGCAATTACATTGCATTCTACAGCTCAGAAGCCTCAAATGCTGCTATGAGGCCGAAATTAACTGCCACTGCAGTTTCTGTATCATCTGATGAAGCCCCGGTTGCAGAAGCTGGTTCTGATAAGAATGCAACTACCGATTCAGTTGTCAGTTTTGATGGTAGTGCTTCTAATGATGATAATGGCATACTTTCGTACTCATGGGACTTTGATGCTTCAAATGGCATAACATCTGAAGTAACTGGTGTAACAGCTACTAAGACATATACAACTGCAGGTAATTACACAGTCACTTTGACTGTAACTGACACTAACGGTCAGACAGCCACAGATACAGTAAAAGTGGTTGTAAGTAGTCCAGTAAATTCTGTCTCAGATCAGACTATTTACGATAACCGCCTACGTGAGACCGCTCCAAGCACTGTTTATTCAGATTCCACTTATCTTGATATTGGAAAGAGTAGTAGCAGTTCCAGAGATGTTATGTGGTTCGATCTGAGTGCTTACAAAACAACGGACACAATAACTGAGTCAACTCTTTCATTGTATTGGTATTACCCAGCAAGTGCAACACGCACTTCTGATACTGTAGTTGAGATCTACCGGCCAGTTGAATGGGATCCTGAATACGTAAGCTGGAACTATCGCGCTTCTGGCACTCTCTGGAGCACAGCCGGAGGGAACTGGTATGATAAGAGTGGAGTATCTCAAGGCAGCAATCCATATGCAACTCTTACGTTCCCTGCCAGTACAGTGCCTGGCAACAAATACTATGACTTTGATGTCACACAGCTTGTAAAGGAATATGTAAATGGTACTTACAAAAACACTGGTTTCTTCCTCAAGGCAAAAAGTGAGAGTGGCAATTATATTGCTTTCTACAGCTCAGAGTCTTCAAACGCTGCAATGAGGCCTAAATTAACTGTCACTGCAACCCCTGTATCATCGGATGAAGCTCCGGTTGCAGAAGCTGGTTCTGATAAGACTGCAACTACCGGTTCAGCAGTTAACTTTAACGGTAGTGCTTCAAGCGATGATAATGGCATAGTTTCTTACTCATGGGATTTTGATGCTTCAAATGGCATAACATCTGAAGCAACCGGTGTAACAGCTACTAAAACATATACAACTGCAGGTAATTACACAGTCACTTTGACCGTCACTGACACAAGTGGTCAGGCAGTCGTAGATACTTTAAAAGTCGTTGTCAGTAGTCCTCTAAGTTCTATCTCAGATCAGGCTATTTATGACAACCGCTTACGTGAAACAGCTCCAAACACAGTTTATTCCGATTCCACTTATATTGATATCGGAAAGAGTAGTAGCAGTTCCAGAGATGTTATGTGGTTCGATCTGAGTCCTTACAACACAACGGATACAATCTCTGAGGCAACTCTTTCACTGTATTGGTATTACCCTTCGGCTACCACTCGCAGTTCTAATACTGTAGTTGAAGTTTACAGGCCAGTTGAATGGGATCCTGAATACGTAAGCTGGAATTATCGCGCTTCTGGTATTCTCTGGAATACAGCCGGAGGGGACTGGTATGATAAGAACGGTGTATCTCAGGGTAGTACAGCATACGCAAGCCTTACCTTCCCAGCAAGTACAGTACCTGGTAACAAGTATTATGACTTTGACGTTACCCAGCTTGTACAGGAATATGTAAGTGGTACTTACAAGAACACTGGTTTCTTCCTCAAGGCAAAAAGTGAGAGCGGCAATTACATTGCATTCTACAGCTCAGAAGCTTCAAATGCTGCTATGAGGTCGAAATTAACTGTCACTGTAACTCCTGTATCTACTGATGAATCTCCGGTTGCAGAAGCTGGTGCTGATAAGAATGCAACTGTCGGTTCAGCTATTAGTTTCGATGGCAGTGCTTCCAGTGATGACAAAGGCATAGTTTCTTATTCTTGGGACTTTGATGCTTCAAATGGCATAACATCTGAAGCAACCGGTGTAACAGCTACTAAAACATATTCTAGTTCAGGCAATTACATCGTGACCTTAACTGTCACTGATGCCAATGGTCAGACATCCACAGATACACTTAAAGTGGTTGTCACAAAGCCAGTAGTTACTGTCGAATATTCAGCTACTTCTGACAATAGATTGCGAGAGTCTTTGTCAAGTACAGTACTTTCAGATTCAACGTATCTCGATATTGGGAAGAGCACAAGCGCCTGTAGGAATGTGCTGATGTTTGATCTAAGTTCATATGATCCCACGGACACAATAACCAAGGCAACACTTTCATTGTATTGGTATTATCCTTCAGCCACTACCCGTACTTCTGATACTGTAGTTGAACTTTACAGGCCGGTTGAGTGGGATCCAAAGTACGTGAGCTGGAACTATCGTTCTTCTGGCACTCTCTGGAGCACAGCCGGTGGAAACTGGTATGATAAGAATAGTGTTGCTCAGGGTAGCACGCCATATGCAAGCCTTACATTCCCAGCAAGTACAGTACCTGACAACAAGTACTATGACTTTGATGTCACACAACTTGTGCAGGAATACGTAAGTGGTACTTACGACAACACAGGTTTCTTCCTCAAGGCAAAGACTGAGAGCGGCAATTATATTGCATTCTACAGTTCTGATTGGTCAAATGCTGCTCAAAGGCCAAAATTAACTATAACTGCCTAA